ATCCCCGACGCGAAACAGGATTCCCGCCACCTCGGCGCGGTCGACGAGATCACCGGTTTCACCACGCGCGACATGGTCGTGCTGCCGCTCAAGCGCTGGGAAGGCGAGGCCATCGGCGTCCTGGAAGTGCTCAACAAGGCCGAGGGCACGCTCGACGAGGAAGACGCGGCCCTGCTGTCGGTCGTGTCGGCCTTCGCCGCGATGGCGATCGAGCAGGCGCGGCTGTACGAGGAAGCCAAGCTCGCGGTCGTCGTGCGCCTGCTCGGCGACATCTCGCACGACATCAAGAACCTGCTGCTGCCGGTCACGACCGGGGCGGACCTGCTGCAGCACCACATCGACACGCTCGTCGAGGCGCTGCCGGCGAGCAAGAAGAACCTGTCGTCGCAGACCCGCACGCTCACCGGCCAGCTCCTGACCATGACGCGCAGCGCGAGCGCCCTCCTCCAGGACCGCATGAAGGGATTCGCCGACTGCGTCAAAGGCTTGTCGGCGCCGCCGCGGTTCGAGCCGCTGCGCCTGAAAGACGTGGTCGACAGCGTGGTGCGCACGCTCGAGCCGCTCGCCGCCGACCGCGGCATCGCGCTGAAGATCGAGGGCCTGGCGGAGCTGCCGCAGATCGAAGGCGACGAGCGGCGCCTGTTCAACTGCTTCTACAACCTCGTCACCAACGCGATCGCCGAAGTGCCCAAAGGCGGCTCGATCACCGTCGCCGCCGGCACGAGCCCGCTCGCGGGCATGGTGCAGGTCGCGGTGTCCGACACCGGCCGCGGAATGCCGCAGGACGTGCTCGACAGCCTCTTCACCGAGCGCGCGATCAGCCGCAAGCCCGGCGGCACCGGGCTCGGCACCAAGATCATCAAGGACGTGGTCGACGCCCACCGCGGCCAGATTTCGGTCCAGAGCCGCGAAGGCGCCGGCACCACCTTCACCCTCCTCCTGCCCGTCCGCTGAAAATCGGGGTCAGGTCCACATTTCAGCGTGAAATGTGGACCTGACCCCATTTAGCTTTCATCCGCTCGGCCACCCCGGGCTCGAGTGATTTCGACCCTCATCCCGGGCGCATCGCGGGAAGGTTGCCCCCTAAATCCGCGACGCCGGTGAGGCGCCGCCAGCCGTCGCGATCCCAGCCGACGACGCGCTCGACTTCCTTGCCGCCTGCGAAGCGCACGAGCGTCGGTGTCGCTTCGATGCCGCTCAGCCACGAGCGGTCGAGGTCGCGATCGTCGACGACTTCGACGCCCTGAGGAAATGCAGGGTCGTCCTGCGACACCGCGCGAAAGCCGGGCACGGCCCGTGCAACCGCCGCCAACTGCGGTTCGATGAGGGTGCACGTGGGACACGCGCGCTTGACGAAGACCACGAGGCCGTCGTCGAATGAGGGTGGGGTCGCCATCGACCTCTCCGCCGAAAGATGATCAGTCTAAATGATATGAGCGCATTCAAGCTTTCGCCGTTCGCATGCGCCGCCGCCCTGGCTCTCGCCGCATGCGCCGACATGGATTGGACCAAGCCGGGCGCCGACAAGGCCGCCGTATCCCGCGACATGGACGACTGTCGCGGCGCGTGGCTGCGGCGCGCCGAACCGCCCGAGGCGAAAGCATCGCAGGAGAGGACGCAGCCGGCCGTCGTCTCGCCGGGGCGTCCCGCCGGCAGCGCGAACGAGCGTTTCATCGCCGAGCACGAAGCGGTCCGGCAGTGCATGGTCGCGAAGGGCTACCAGCTCGCGCCGGCGCGCTGAACGATCGCACTGTAATATCGACGGCATGGACGCGCGCCGACGCTCCGCGTTGAAGACGATCGCGGGGCTCATCGCTGCGGGGGCGGCGATGCCGGCAACGAGCGCGAGCACCTCGATGATCACTCGACCCATCCCACGCAGCGGTGAAGCGCTGCCGATCGTCGGCCTCGGTACGTGGCAGACGTTCGACGTCGGCCCCGACGCCTCGCAGCGCGCGCCGCTCAGGGAAGTGCTGCAGACGCTGGTCGCGCGCGGCGGCAAGGTCGTCGATTCCTCGCCGATGTACGGCGAATCGGAGCGCGTCAGCGGCGACCTCGCCGCCGAGCTCGACCTGCGCGACAAGCTTTTCCT
This genomic window from Burkholderiales bacterium contains:
- a CDS encoding thioredoxin family protein yields the protein MATPPSFDDGLVVFVKRACPTCTLIEPQLAAVARAVPGFRAVSQDDPAFPQGVEVVDDRDLDRSWLSGIEATPTLVRFAGGKEVERVVGWDRDGWRRLTGVADLGGNLPAMRPG
- a CDS encoding GAF domain-containing sensor histidine kinase, translated to MAILRSGLPSSPDRRRDNRRQLDVWHVRRARQMEAAILISQSFFEHVSVDALLEEVLTTALKVVNARAGAILLADPETRQLAFRYGVKESSKALIGKAIPWDQGIAGAVFQSGQAELIPDAKQDSRHLGAVDEITGFTTRDMVVLPLKRWEGEAIGVLEVLNKAEGTLDEEDAALLSVVSAFAAMAIEQARLYEEAKLAVVVRLLGDISHDIKNLLLPVTTGADLLQHHIDTLVEALPASKKNLSSQTRTLTGQLLTMTRSASALLQDRMKGFADCVKGLSAPPRFEPLRLKDVVDSVVRTLEPLAADRGIALKIEGLAELPQIEGDERRLFNCFYNLVTNAIAEVPKGGSITVAAGTSPLAGMVQVAVSDTGRGMPQDVLDSLFTERAISRKPGGTGLGTKIIKDVVDAHRGQISVQSREGAGTTFTLLLPVR